Proteins encoded by one window of Mesotoga sp. UBA6090:
- a CDS encoding S-layer homology domain-containing protein, translated as MKKLSILALVVVTFASLALGVEYSDLSEYHWAYDSVIKTTAGGLFIGFPDGTFRGSEDVTRYQLAMTLARFMDYSDAGDAKLQEVVFSLTKKVAGLSLEISDNKKNVVDLTAELRALEATVASLRQSGMTGDFVSLKTFDDAIAFLYDEIDRLSEEAVSANDGIWLINEKLSAMSGVPSDIESLKNRATDLEVTVKLLGQAIANLKKDENKQNDEVAALSSRVDVSENVINSLTADLFTLRRGMATKADLADLEAKLSGEMPDLEPYVTNEELNDKLSLMYTRILKIQDSIAKMPEVKYYDTEIEEIKVALFGIDETMEVLFDQVDLNIARLDSLDNQLAELKTELSAKASAGDVDTLKGRVTDLEVLSKMLSNAVISANQRISELNYVTPDQLSAKMNFLYTKLGLTEERLKAEIGVLGNELSSLRSEVADNYEMLEVAFDQIDANIAVLDKHADRIASLEGRTASLEGKVGVLEGEVDSLKSITNSMATQMFKLDRNKADKTALAAAETRISALEENDLVIESKISALEEAQKQNIINTNAAIILSFVALAFGAVGLILK; from the coding sequence ATGAAGAAGCTTTCTATACTGGCGCTAGTCGTTGTTACCTTCGCGAGCCTGGCCTTGGGTGTCGAGTACAGCGATTTGTCAGAGTACCACTGGGCCTACGATAGCGTTATTAAGACGACAGCCGGTGGATTGTTCATTGGTTTCCCCGATGGCACATTCAGAGGTAGTGAAGATGTTACACGTTACCAGCTGGCTATGACTCTTGCCAGATTTATGGATTATTCTGATGCCGGGGATGCTAAGCTCCAAGAAGTAGTCTTTTCACTTACTAAGAAAGTTGCAGGACTTTCCTTGGAGATCTCTGACAACAAGAAGAATGTGGTTGATTTAACAGCGGAACTGAGGGCTCTTGAAGCAACGGTCGCATCTCTGAGACAAAGTGGAATGACCGGAGACTTTGTGTCGTTGAAAACCTTCGATGACGCGATCGCATTCCTCTATGATGAAATCGACAGACTCTCCGAGGAAGCGGTCAGTGCAAATGACGGAATTTGGCTCATCAACGAAAAGTTAAGCGCAATGAGCGGAGTTCCCTCGGACATCGAATCTCTCAAGAACAGGGCCACCGATCTTGAAGTAACCGTAAAACTTCTTGGACAGGCCATTGCCAACCTTAAGAAAGATGAAAACAAACAAAATGATGAGGTTGCAGCGCTTAGTTCGAGAGTCGATGTTTCTGAGAACGTCATAAACAGCTTGACTGCTGATCTTTTCACACTTAGGAGAGGGATGGCCACTAAGGCTGATCTAGCCGATCTTGAGGCAAAACTGTCGGGTGAAATGCCTGATCTTGAGCCTTACGTAACCAATGAGGAGTTAAACGACAAGCTTTCTCTTATGTACACAAGGATCCTCAAGATCCAGGACAGCATTGCCAAGATGCCCGAAGTCAAGTACTATGACACTGAAATCGAAGAGATTAAGGTAGCTCTATTTGGTATTGACGAGACTATGGAAGTTCTTTTTGATCAAGTTGATCTGAACATAGCGAGACTTGATTCTCTAGACAACCAGCTTGCAGAATTGAAGACTGAGCTTTCGGCAAAGGCTTCGGCCGGTGACGTAGATACTCTGAAAGGGAGAGTCACCGATCTTGAAGTACTATCTAAGATGTTGAGCAACGCCGTAATTTCTGCTAATCAGAGAATCTCTGAGCTGAATTATGTGACTCCAGATCAGCTGTCAGCCAAAATGAACTTCCTTTACACGAAGCTCGGACTGACAGAAGAAAGATTGAAGGCAGAGATTGGAGTTCTTGGTAATGAACTCTCTTCACTGAGAAGTGAGGTCGCCGACAACTATGAGATGTTAGAAGTCGCCTTCGATCAGATTGATGCAAACATTGCAGTTCTTGACAAGCACGCGGACAGGATAGCTTCTCTCGAAGGCAGAACAGCTTCTCTTGAGGGAAAAGTAGGAGTCCTCGAGGGAGAGGTCGACAGTCTGAAGAGTATAACTAACTCAATGGCGACCCAGATGTTCAAGCTTGACAGGAACAAGGCTGACAAGACTGCTCTTGCAGCTGCAGAAACTAGGATCTCTGCTCTTGAAGAGAATGACCTGGTGATTGAGAGTAAGATATCGGCTCTGGAAGAGGCACAGAAGCAGAACATTATCAATACAAATGCAGCGATTATCCTTTCTTTTGTGGCACTAGCATTTGGAGCCGTAGGGTTAATCCTGAAATGA
- the tyrS gene encoding tyrosine--tRNA ligase translates to MRPEEQLKELSKNYVSLISEEELLEKLKKKRSLRVKLGVDPSRPDLHLGHAVVLRKLRLFQKFGHQVVLIIGDFTARIGDPSGRSKTRPMLSREEAKANAESYSKQAFKILNRDLTEIRFNSEWLDPMSFEDVIRLSSRYTVARMMERHDFARRYSENEPIGVSEFLYPLAQAYDSVVVKADVEIGGDDQFFNLVVGRKIQEEYGLEAQAILTVPLIEGTDGKLKMSKSYDNYIAFDDSPRDMFGKIMSIPDSLMMKYFRLLTDKSDAELAEYDRKLLNNAVNPRDIKLALAVEITSQFFGRETALNAQEEFVSIFRNKELPEEMPEIKLPAESISIVDLLVSHANISSRSEARRLIDQGGVRVNDEVLDDIHSVLAVSEGDVLRIGKKRFYRLVKC, encoded by the coding sequence ATGAGGCCTGAGGAACAGCTAAAGGAGCTTTCGAAGAATTATGTTTCACTGATCTCAGAGGAAGAGCTTCTTGAGAAACTGAAGAAAAAGCGCTCGTTGAGGGTTAAGCTTGGTGTGGATCCGTCCAGACCAGATCTTCATTTGGGCCATGCTGTTGTATTGAGAAAACTCCGGCTTTTCCAGAAATTTGGTCATCAAGTCGTATTGATTATTGGCGATTTCACCGCTAGAATCGGTGATCCGTCAGGGAGATCAAAGACAAGACCTATGCTTTCCAGGGAGGAGGCTAAAGCAAATGCCGAATCCTATAGCAAGCAGGCTTTCAAGATTCTAAACAGAGATCTTACCGAAATCCGGTTTAATTCCGAATGGTTAGATCCGATGAGTTTTGAAGATGTAATACGACTCTCTTCCAGATACACTGTCGCGAGAATGATGGAGAGACACGACTTTGCAAGGAGATACTCAGAAAACGAACCAATAGGTGTATCTGAGTTTCTCTACCCTCTTGCTCAGGCTTATGATTCCGTTGTAGTGAAAGCAGATGTGGAAATTGGGGGCGATGATCAGTTCTTCAATCTCGTTGTAGGCAGAAAGATTCAGGAGGAGTATGGGCTTGAAGCTCAGGCGATTCTTACCGTCCCTCTAATCGAAGGGACTGACGGGAAGCTGAAAATGTCAAAGAGTTACGACAACTACATAGCTTTTGATGACTCTCCGAGGGATATGTTTGGAAAGATCATGTCCATTCCTGATTCTCTGATGATGAAGTATTTCAGATTGCTTACCGATAAGAGCGATGCCGAACTTGCGGAATATGACAGGAAACTTCTGAATAATGCAGTTAATCCGCGAGATATAAAACTGGCACTTGCCGTTGAGATCACATCGCAGTTCTTTGGGAGAGAGACAGCGCTGAATGCTCAAGAGGAATTTGTCAGTATATTCCGAAACAAAGAGCTTCCTGAAGAGATGCCGGAAATAAAACTTCCGGCAGAGAGTATTTCTATTGTCGATCTTCTCGTTTCTCATGCTAATATTTCATCAAGAAGTGAAGCGAGAAGATTGATAGATCAGGGCGGAGTGAGAGTAAATGATGAAGTTCTCGACGATATTCATTCCGTTCTCGCCGTTTCCGAGGGAGATGTTCTGAGAATCGGAAAAAAGCGTTTTTATCGCCTTGTCAAGTGCTGA
- the secG gene encoding preprotein translocase subunit SecG: protein MVVLAYVLISLHIAISVGLGIAVMLQMSKSAELGGAFGGGASHTMFGRKKGLDTMGKITLGLGVGFMVNSILIAFVVSRAFGA from the coding sequence ATGGTTGTTCTTGCTTACGTACTTATTTCTCTACACATTGCTATAAGTGTAGGGCTTGGAATTGCTGTAATGCTTCAGATGTCGAAATCAGCGGAGCTTGGTGGAGCCTTTGGAGGCGGTGCTTCTCACACCATGTTTGGAAGAAAGAAAGGGCTGGATACCATGGGAAAGATCACATTAGGTCTTGGTGTTGGATTCATGGTGAACAGCATTCTTATTGCATTCGTAGTTTCCAGAGCATTTGGCGCTTAA
- a CDS encoding tetratricopeptide repeat protein, which translates to MCGFVANEKQKVVGDSLKDKTVLVYLPLKPEMAKANNLPVKLPVLVEDMKNITDRDRIDLDVIIRGLEAQSRIERNDYYESYLLYYYFEAFKRALNSGNLEEARQFLEKAARVKKDYRYHFYLGLLLREEEKVELSEIELKKSVEMNEEFYIGYYELGRLLQIQEEYDDAVSSYMKSIEKSGGQFPLPLVAAIDCFISKGEYGTALEIIERVKKEFPLFADVLLRKGVVLNEIQKYSLAEEAFTGCIELENDWKSFYNRAFSRARQGKLFAALEDLRTAFDLSRNTEILYEMAIAEKNMGMLEDSLAHCENYYSDTKNEKALVLKARILDMLGEYDTAIETLDDTLLELRNTILLHKSLAEGKIASNLSFQDEINESFYNYLIDKYPDSQLPEPSFVESGEINVETLMDLLSDVNDENIVQRISYFYEGMIPRETMEITLFQAGLFTEMISQLDFLPSQQDYLSYLMAFIVSGTGRTTAIFRTLIYLLRWTVSGFPFRIELFIDKYLEELKDLDFDFALKIAKLIEYGGTDIDTLEEEARADPEDVTLAIINALDKGTITELKTQDESLNRYIIRLSGIGGK; encoded by the coding sequence ATGTGCGGGTTTGTAGCAAATGAGAAGCAGAAGGTAGTTGGTGATTCTTTGAAAGACAAGACGGTTTTGGTTTACCTTCCGTTGAAACCGGAAATGGCAAAGGCTAATAATCTCCCAGTAAAGCTGCCCGTCCTTGTTGAAGATATGAAGAATATCACAGACAGGGACAGGATAGATCTCGATGTAATCATCAGGGGCCTCGAAGCCCAGAGCAGAATCGAGCGAAATGACTACTACGAATCATACCTTCTTTACTATTACTTCGAAGCCTTTAAGAGAGCCTTAAACTCAGGCAATCTTGAAGAAGCAAGGCAATTTCTCGAGAAGGCAGCTAGAGTTAAAAAGGATTACAGATATCACTTCTATCTAGGGCTGTTATTAAGAGAGGAAGAGAAAGTTGAGCTGTCGGAGATTGAGCTCAAGAAGTCGGTCGAGATGAACGAAGAGTTCTACATCGGGTACTACGAACTTGGAAGGCTTCTACAGATTCAGGAGGAGTACGACGATGCAGTTTCCTCATACATGAAGTCTATTGAGAAGTCGGGAGGTCAGTTCCCGCTTCCTCTGGTCGCCGCGATTGACTGCTTCATCTCTAAGGGTGAGTATGGAACAGCGCTGGAGATAATTGAAAGAGTGAAGAAGGAATTTCCTCTTTTCGCGGATGTGCTTCTAAGAAAGGGCGTAGTACTTAATGAAATCCAGAAGTATTCTCTTGCCGAGGAGGCCTTTACCGGTTGCATCGAGCTCGAGAATGACTGGAAAAGCTTCTATAATCGCGCTTTTTCGAGGGCAAGACAGGGAAAGTTATTCGCAGCCCTTGAAGACTTGAGAACCGCTTTTGATCTCAGTAGGAATACGGAGATTCTCTACGAAATGGCGATCGCTGAGAAGAACATGGGAATGCTTGAAGACTCCCTTGCTCACTGCGAAAACTACTACAGCGATACCAAGAACGAGAAGGCTCTCGTGTTGAAGGCCAGAATTCTTGACATGTTGGGCGAGTATGACACTGCTATAGAGACTCTAGATGATACACTGCTTGAGCTAAGAAACACGATCCTGCTACACAAGTCTTTGGCAGAGGGCAAAATTGCAAGCAATCTCAGCTTTCAAGATGAGATCAATGAGTCCTTCTACAATTATCTGATAGATAAATATCCAGATTCACAGTTACCTGAACCCAGTTTCGTCGAATCGGGGGAAATCAATGTTGAGACCCTAATGGATCTTCTTTCGGATGTGAATGATGAAAACATAGTCCAAAGAATCTCCTACTTCTATGAAGGAATGATTCCCCGAGAAACCATGGAAATAACATTGTTCCAGGCCGGTCTCTTCACCGAGATGATTTCTCAGCTAGATTTTCTTCCTTCTCAGCAAGATTACCTTTCATACCTAATGGCTTTCATAGTTTCAGGCACCGGAAGGACCACCGCGATATTCAGAACACTGATTTATCTTCTGAGATGGACCGTCTCCGGATTTCCTTTCAGGATAGAGTTATTTATCGACAAGTATCTTGAGGAACTAAAGGATCTTGATTTCGATTTCGCATTGAAAATCGCAAAACTGATTGAGTATGGCGGGACCGACATTGATACCCTCGAAGAGGAGGCTCGCGCTGATCCCGAAGATGTCACGCTGGCAATTATAAATGCGCTGGATAAGGGAACGATCACCGAGTTGAAAACCCAAGACGAATCGCTTAACAGGTACATAATCAGACTTTCTGGAATAGGAGGAAAATGA
- a CDS encoding chromosome segregation protein SMC: protein MDNIDQLLKRFFSALEQNTADGIDEETIAQILHKEFDGSEREMLITVLDSLFGEVTKMAENPKDYFFSNEQEKLDKYLEEKDRKVDPTD from the coding sequence ATGGACAATATTGACCAATTGCTAAAGAGGTTCTTTAGTGCACTTGAACAGAATACTGCCGATGGAATTGATGAAGAGACGATCGCCCAGATACTTCATAAAGAGTTTGACGGTTCAGAGAGAGAAATGCTGATCACTGTACTTGATTCTCTATTCGGAGAGGTTACGAAAATGGCGGAGAACCCGAAAGACTACTTCTTCAGTAATGAACAAGAAAAACTCGACAAATATCTGGAGGAAAAGGACAGAAAAGTTGATCCTACAGACTAA
- the sufU gene encoding Fe-S cluster assembly sulfur transfer protein SufU — MNFEQLYSDFIMFHFKNNTHRGRLENSTHTVEGSNTSCGDSITLYLIIGRGVVNAIGFEGEGCAISQASAAVMAEILEGKSLEEAAVTIVNFEKMIAGEEYDGSKIGDAAFFEGLKEHPMRAKCAILPWKTAAKVLVSKQQKKTGA, encoded by the coding sequence ATGAACTTCGAGCAACTATATTCCGACTTCATAATGTTTCACTTTAAGAATAATACCCATCGAGGGCGACTAGAGAATTCTACTCACACAGTCGAAGGCTCGAACACTTCTTGTGGAGATTCGATTACTCTTTATCTGATTATTGGAAGAGGAGTTGTTAATGCTATTGGATTTGAGGGTGAAGGCTGCGCGATAAGTCAGGCGTCTGCGGCAGTTATGGCAGAGATTCTTGAAGGTAAGTCTCTTGAAGAAGCCGCTGTGACAATTGTGAATTTTGAGAAAATGATAGCTGGTGAGGAGTATGATGGCTCAAAAATCGGCGATGCTGCCTTTTTTGAGGGATTGAAGGAACATCCGATGAGAGCGAAGTGCGCAATCCTTCCCTGGAAAACAGCTGCGAAAGTTTTAGTTTCCAAACAGCAAAAAAAGACCGGTGCGTAA
- a CDS encoding aminotransferase class V-fold PLP-dependent enzyme — MSLKETSDISIKEVRKDFPVFRHYPSLVYLDNAATSQKPQSVIDAVTGFYERENANVHRAVYPLAEKSTGLYESSRSEVARFIGAERDELVFTKGSTESLNIVANALATSGRYKTFVVPTFEHHSNFLPWQYHSLKNGIKFVALPIMGAKLTVTEVTESLTEVEAPFVFSIGGLINATGYRPPFEDITELVHSFGGLTVIDGAQLVPHESFDFKKVNSDFLVFSGHKMLAETGIGCLVGRAELLDDLTPFEFGGGMVDRVSVGASSYAKEGTSRLEGGTQNISGAVSLASACRYLNKIGMSAIHEYVSHLTETAREMLKEISDVTVYSPPDSHAILLFSHKRIHSHDLAEFLGRTQEVAIRSGHHCAQLQMEALGITSACRASFYFYNTVEDVKRLVEGISKAERWFL; from the coding sequence ATGAGTTTGAAAGAGACATCCGATATTAGCATCAAGGAAGTCAGAAAGGACTTCCCGGTTTTTCGACACTATCCCTCACTAGTCTATTTGGATAATGCAGCGACCTCTCAAAAGCCGCAAAGTGTAATTGATGCGGTCACGGGATTTTATGAGCGTGAAAATGCAAACGTCCACAGAGCTGTCTATCCACTTGCGGAGAAGTCGACAGGTCTATATGAATCAAGTCGAAGCGAAGTTGCCAGGTTCATCGGAGCTGAAAGAGATGAATTGGTATTCACAAAGGGTTCCACAGAGAGTCTCAACATCGTTGCAAATGCATTGGCTACTTCTGGTAGGTACAAAACTTTCGTAGTACCGACTTTCGAACATCACAGCAACTTTCTTCCGTGGCAATATCACAGCCTGAAGAATGGAATCAAGTTCGTGGCTTTACCCATAATGGGGGCGAAGTTGACCGTGACTGAGGTTACGGAGAGCCTAACGGAGGTGGAGGCGCCGTTTGTCTTTTCTATTGGAGGACTGATTAACGCCACAGGCTACAGGCCCCCTTTTGAAGATATAACCGAGCTTGTCCACTCCTTCGGTGGTTTGACAGTAATCGACGGAGCTCAACTGGTTCCGCATGAGAGCTTTGATTTCAAGAAGGTCAACTCGGACTTTCTGGTCTTCTCCGGTCACAAAATGCTTGCAGAAACTGGAATTGGCTGCCTTGTTGGTAGGGCAGAGCTCCTAGATGATCTCACACCATTTGAATTCGGAGGCGGTATGGTGGATCGGGTAAGTGTTGGGGCTTCGAGCTACGCAAAGGAGGGAACTTCCAGACTGGAAGGCGGAACACAGAACATTTCCGGTGCCGTTTCACTTGCATCGGCCTGCAGATACCTGAACAAGATCGGTATGTCCGCGATACATGAGTACGTTTCACATCTTACAGAAACCGCTAGAGAGATGCTAAAAGAGATCTCCGATGTCACTGTTTACAGTCCGCCAGATAGTCATGCGATCTTGCTCTTTTCTCATAAGAGAATACACTCTCACGATCTGGCCGAATTCCTTGGAAGAACTCAGGAAGTTGCGATCAGGAGCGGTCATCATTGTGCACAACTTCAGATGGAGGCACTGGGCATTACTTCGGCTTGTCGAGCATCATTCTACTTTTACAATACGGTTGAAGATGTGAAAAGACTTGTAGAAGGGATTAGTAAGGCAGAGAGGTGGTTCTTATGA
- a CDS encoding SufB/SufD family protein → MEMTTDLVHNNFEMVKPTRREELSIKDYDNRDFMISAEASSPAMSAFMSNRYSEYRTLAFPTWKRLKLAGMRLPEISPRRSLSYSDPYVRPLITMKSDEVELLDRLDFEGLDRKILLLGDIFFNEGSMISIPPNKSVDNFYSVSFNRDSRILNNMFVLGENSSLKVVIDSGRLGNWLLQNNRFLIKEGSSLELLVLNRMTERGHGFINNLYILEKHAKLRVFEVNCGNASIAAFHMAILEGERAHASLEPLFVARGDTVLDMQYVVRHKAKDSVGRVSGSGVLLDNGRSVFRGTLDIKRGAKGAKGSESSNVLMLSESARADTIPSLLVGENQVEASHAATVGSIDEQKLFYLMSRGLTRDQSMRHIVQGKFEPTLREIDEIFPDHSGVLRDEFERDIRY, encoded by the coding sequence ATGGAAATGACGACGGACCTTGTTCACAACAACTTCGAGATGGTTAAGCCAACTAGAAGAGAGGAACTGTCAATTAAGGACTACGACAACCGAGATTTTATGATTTCTGCTGAGGCATCTTCTCCTGCGATGTCGGCTTTCATGAGTAACAGGTATTCAGAGTATAGAACACTGGCCTTCCCCACATGGAAAAGATTGAAGCTTGCCGGAATGAGATTGCCGGAAATCTCCCCCAGGCGTAGTTTGTCTTACTCAGATCCTTATGTAAGACCGTTGATTACGATGAAGAGCGACGAAGTAGAGCTACTCGATAGGCTGGATTTTGAAGGTCTTGACAGAAAGATCCTTCTGCTAGGAGATATCTTCTTCAACGAAGGATCAATGATTTCTATACCTCCGAACAAATCAGTGGACAACTTTTACTCAGTTTCATTTAACCGTGATTCAAGGATTTTGAACAATATGTTTGTCTTAGGAGAGAATTCGAGTCTTAAAGTAGTAATCGATAGCGGACGTTTGGGAAACTGGCTGCTTCAGAACAACAGGTTCTTGATAAAGGAAGGCTCATCTTTAGAGCTTTTAGTCCTAAATAGGATGACTGAAAGGGGACATGGGTTTATCAACAACCTGTATATTCTAGAGAAGCACGCTAAGCTCAGGGTATTTGAGGTGAATTGCGGCAACGCATCAATTGCTGCTTTTCACATGGCTATTTTAGAAGGAGAGAGAGCTCATGCATCTCTTGAACCTCTTTTTGTAGCGAGAGGTGATACGGTCCTGGATATGCAATATGTTGTTAGGCACAAAGCGAAGGACTCAGTGGGAAGAGTTTCGGGGTCGGGTGTGCTTCTTGACAACGGCAGAAGTGTTTTTAGAGGAACGCTAGATATTAAGAGAGGTGCGAAAGGAGCGAAGGGAAGCGAGAGCAGCAACGTCCTAATGCTATCAGAATCTGCAAGGGCCGATACAATACCTTCACTTCTTGTGGGAGAGAATCAAGTCGAAGCTTCCCATGCAGCAACCGTGGGATCCATTGACGAGCAAAAGCTCTTCTACCTTATGTCGCGGGGACTTACTAGAGACCAGTCGATGCGCCACATCGTTCAAGGTAAGTTTGAGCCGACCCTAAGAGAAATCGATGAGATCTTTCCAGATCATTCGGGGGTGTTAAGAGATGAGTTTGAAAGAGACATCCGATATTAG